Proteins encoded within one genomic window of Arachis ipaensis cultivar K30076 chromosome B08, Araip1.1, whole genome shotgun sequence:
- the LOC107612675 gene encoding protein kinase PINOID 2-like: protein MNRVSRSISDLSDNLRCRNNCYALDHNQRPHRASQPASQAMKKLCAERGGQLRLGHFRLLRLLGRGDIGKVFLCEISKSLKPQPNCLYAMKVVDRKSLALKKKLKRAEMEEQVLSVVDHPFLPTLHAKFDAHQYTCFVMDYCPGGDLFTLQQNQPDLHFNVSTARFFAAEVLVALEYLHMMGIVYRDLKPENVLIQEDGHIMLTDFDLSLHLEVHPTLLKQVSNNRIMKKNKPMLCCSNSYDYEHIGTRSTRKKASIIGDDGHAQQIEISAEPNNGRSHSFVGTHEYLAPEVILGLGHGSAVDWWAFGVFLYELLYGDTPFKDATSHDKTMNNILRKRLSFPRSGTITHSGEDIAKAEDLIGKLLIKNPKKRMGYNSGSCEIKKHDFFQGINWALIRSVKPPLVFKNKSAGQPPHQIPFF, encoded by the exons ATGAATAGGGTCTCCAGAAGCATTTCAGATTTGAGTGATAATTTGCGGTGCAGAAACAATTGTTATGCCTTAGATCACAATCAAAGGCCACACAGAGCAAGCCAACCTGCTTCTCAAGCAATGAAGAAGCTTTGTGCAGAGCGTGGTGGTCAGCTTAGGCTCGGCCACTTCCGGCTCTTGCGCCTCCTAGGCCGAGGTGATATCGGAAAAGTGTTCCTGTGTGAGATCAGCAAGTCCTTGAAGCCGCAGCCCAATTGTTTGTATGCCATGAAAGTAGTGGACAGAAAGTCTCTggctctgaagaagaagctgaaAAGAgcagagatggaggaacaagtaCTGAGTGTTGTTGACCACCCTTTTCTGCCAACACTTCATGCAAAATTTGATGCTCATCAATACACATGTTTTGTCATGGATTACTGCCCAGGTGGCGACTTGTTCACGCTTCAGCAGAACCAGCCAGATCTTCACTTTAATGTCTCCACAGCAAG ATTCTTTGCGGCTGAGGTGCTTGTTGCTCTTGAATATCTGCATATGATGGGGATAGTGTATAGAGACCTGAAGCCAGAAAATGTGCTTATTCAAGAAGATGGACACATCATGCTCACTGATTTTGATCTCTCTCTTCACTTGGAAGTTCACCCCACTCTTCTTAAACAAGTTTCCAACAATAGGATCATGAAGAAGAATAAGCCAATGCTGTGTTGCAGCAATTCATATGATTATGAGCATATAGGTACTAGAAGCACTAGGAAGAAAGCAAGCATTATTGGTGATGATGGCCATGCACAACAGATTGAGATTTCAGCTGAGCCTAACAACGGAAGATCGCATTCTTTTGTTGGAACTCATGAGTATTTGGCACCAGAGGTGATCTTGGGGTTAGGCCATGGAAGTGCTGTTGATTGGTGGGCATTTGGTGTGTTCCTCTATGAGCTCTTATATGGAGATACACCTTTCAAAGATGCAACAAGCCATGACAAAACAATGAACAATATCCTCAGGAAACGGTTGAGTTTCCCAAGATCAGGAACAATAACACATTCTGGGGAGGATATTGCCAAGGCAGAGGATCTTATTGGGAAGCTTCTGATCAAGAATCCAAAGAAGAGAATGGGATACAACAGTGGATCTTGTGAGATTAAGAAACATGACTTCTTTCAGGGGATTAACTGGGCCTTAATCAGATCAGTTAAACCACCTCTTGTTTTCAAGAACAAGTCTGCAGGTCAACCACCTCATCAAATACCTTTCTTCTGA
- the LOC107612674 gene encoding lys-63-specific deubiquitinase BRCC36 has translation MSLTGVKMSEEVWLTCATHALSTETEEIMGLLLGDIHHSKDGRHVTALIWGASPQTRSDRRKDRVETNPEQLAAASALADRMTSSTGRTTRVIGWYHSHPHITVLPSHVDVRTQAMYQLLDSGFIGLIFSCFSHDANKVGRIQVIAFQSTDGKNHLIRTSVIDIDSSPSSSENVSLRSAQFKPDSPEQDTGDSRIASPAAKGVGKSSDLGYFFDNADANYMGREKGGVNYHPNNSDVSIVDVDPMDMSESMQEAVHRSNLDMSGAEYVRKEIPLYVLPALSLISLDLPLSSYTDLQHVLFEEERSAYNQAILQNMRDGKVHPLTFIHHTSTYQASLCKLMEYCLSPAINSLQDRLRETEIRLAALREEAKSLETEASRGSEASSGSPRQPASPANRGSSSLGHRNLHSSAEPLGARNVASPSSRSRKGY, from the exons atgtCACTGACGGGGGTGAAGATGTCGGAGGAGGTGTGGCTGACATGCGCCACGCACGCATTGTCGACGGAGACAGAAGAGATCATGGGCCTCCTCTTGGGGGACATCCACCACTCCAAGGACGGCCGCCACGTCACCGCTCTCATTTGGGGAGCATCCCCCCAGACTCGCTCCGATCGCCGCAAGGACCGTGTCGAAACCAACCCCGAGCAGCTGGCCGCCGCCTCCGCCCTGGCAGACCGCATGACCTCCTCCACCGGCAGAACCACCCGCGTCATCGGCTGGTACCACTCACACCCTCACATCACCGTCCTCCCTTCCCACGTCGACGTCCGCACCCAGGCCATGTACCAGCTCCTCGATTCCGGCTTCATTGGCCTCATCTTCTCCTGTTTCAGCCATGACGCCAACAAGGTCGGTAGGATTCAGGTCATTGCCTTCCAGTCCACTGATGGCAAGAACCATCTCATTCGAACTTCCGTTATCGATATCGACTCCTCGCCCAGTTCCTCTGAGAATGTCTCCCTCAGATCTGCTCAATTCAAGCCCGACAGTCCCGAGCAGGACACCGGTGATTCCAGAATTGCATCTCCAGCTGCTAAG GGTGTGGGGAAATCTTCAGActtggggtatttctttgataatGCCGATGCCAACTATATGGGGAGAGAAAAAGGGGGAGTGAATTACCATCCTAACAACTCAGACGTCTCCATTGTTGATGTTGATCCCATGGATATGTCAGAAAGTATGCAGGAAGCTGTGCACCGTTCTAATTTGGACATGAG TGGTGCAGAGTATGTAAGAAAAGAAATTCCCCTTTATGTTTTGCCAGCCTTGTCTCTTATCAGCCTTGATTTGCCCCTGTCGTCGTACACGGATCTGCAACATGTACTATTTGAAGAGGAACGAAGTGCATATAACCAAGCCATCTTACAAAATATGAG GGATGGCAAAGTGCATCCACTCACCTTCATACATCACACCTCAACTTATCAGGCTTCCTTGTGCAAACTGATGGAATATTG TTTAAGTCCTGCAATAAATTCACTTCAAGATCGACTCAGAGAGACTGAAATTCGG CTAGCAGCACTGCGTGAAGAAGCCAAAAGTCTGGAGACTGAAGCATCTAGAGGGAGTGAAGCAAGTTCAGGATCCCCTCGACAACCCGCATCTCCTGCAAATCGAGGAAGCTCCTCTCTTGGTCATAGAAACTTGCACAGCTCAGCCGAACCCCTCGGAGCTAGGAATGTAGCTAGTCCCAGTAGCCGGAGCAGAAAAGGATACTAG
- the LOC107612673 gene encoding monothiol glutaredoxin-S15, mitochondrial isoform X2 produces the protein MAASLSSILFKGLASRSRSPSLATPLSNYGMRYFTTVSNDPDTHDDFKPANKLENSGISLADVVEKDVKENPVMLYMKGVPDFPQCGFSSLAVRVLKQYDVPISARNILEDPELKSAVKAFSHWPTFPQVFIKGEFIGGSDIILNMHQNGELKEKLKDITSKK, from the exons ATGGCGGCATCGTTATCAAGCATCCTCTTCAAGGGATTAGCTTCTCGTTCTCGTTCTCCTTCTCTTGCAACTCCG TTATCTAATTATGGAATGAGATACTTCACGACGGTGTCAAATGATCCTGACACTCATGACGACTTCAAGCCAGCGAATAAACTTGAGAATTCTGGCATTTCATTGGCAGATGTTGTTGAGAAG GATGTCAAAGAGAATCCCGTTATGCTTTACATGAAAGGTGTGCCTGATTTTCCACAGTGCGGATTTAGTTCACTTGCTGTTAGAGTTTTAAAACAATATG ATGTTCCCATAAGTGCTAGGAACATTTTGGAGGATCCCGAACTGAAAAGTGCTGTAAAAGCTTTCAG TCATTGGCCAACATTTCCACAAGTTTTCATCAAGGGAGAGTTTATTGGCGGATCAGATATTATCCTTAATATGCACCAG AATGGCGAGCTGAAGGAAAAGCTTAAAGATATTACATCCAAGAAGTAA
- the LOC107612673 gene encoding monothiol glutaredoxin-S15, mitochondrial isoform X1: protein MAASLSSILFKGLASRSRSPSLATPCFQLSNYGMRYFTTVSNDPDTHDDFKPANKLENSGISLADVVEKDVKENPVMLYMKGVPDFPQCGFSSLAVRVLKQYDVPISARNILEDPELKSAVKAFSHWPTFPQVFIKGEFIGGSDIILNMHQNGELKEKLKDITSKK, encoded by the exons ATGGCGGCATCGTTATCAAGCATCCTCTTCAAGGGATTAGCTTCTCGTTCTCGTTCTCCTTCTCTTGCAACTCCG TGTTTCCAGTTATCTAATTATGGAATGAGATACTTCACGACGGTGTCAAATGATCCTGACACTCATGACGACTTCAAGCCAGCGAATAAACTTGAGAATTCTGGCATTTCATTGGCAGATGTTGTTGAGAAG GATGTCAAAGAGAATCCCGTTATGCTTTACATGAAAGGTGTGCCTGATTTTCCACAGTGCGGATTTAGTTCACTTGCTGTTAGAGTTTTAAAACAATATG ATGTTCCCATAAGTGCTAGGAACATTTTGGAGGATCCCGAACTGAAAAGTGCTGTAAAAGCTTTCAG TCATTGGCCAACATTTCCACAAGTTTTCATCAAGGGAGAGTTTATTGGCGGATCAGATATTATCCTTAATATGCACCAG AATGGCGAGCTGAAGGAAAAGCTTAAAGATATTACATCCAAGAAGTAA
- the LOC107612673 gene encoding monothiol glutaredoxin-S15, mitochondrial isoform X3, which yields MAASLSSILFKGLASRSRSPSLATPCFQLSNYGMRYFTTVSNDPDTHDDFKPANKLENSGISLADVVEKDVKENPVMLYMKDVPISARNILEDPELKSAVKAFSHWPTFPQVFIKGEFIGGSDIILNMHQNGELKEKLKDITSKK from the exons ATGGCGGCATCGTTATCAAGCATCCTCTTCAAGGGATTAGCTTCTCGTTCTCGTTCTCCTTCTCTTGCAACTCCG TGTTTCCAGTTATCTAATTATGGAATGAGATACTTCACGACGGTGTCAAATGATCCTGACACTCATGACGACTTCAAGCCAGCGAATAAACTTGAGAATTCTGGCATTTCATTGGCAGATGTTGTTGAGAAG GATGTCAAAGAGAATCCCGTTATGCTTTACATGAAAG ATGTTCCCATAAGTGCTAGGAACATTTTGGAGGATCCCGAACTGAAAAGTGCTGTAAAAGCTTTCAG TCATTGGCCAACATTTCCACAAGTTTTCATCAAGGGAGAGTTTATTGGCGGATCAGATATTATCCTTAATATGCACCAG AATGGCGAGCTGAAGGAAAAGCTTAAAGATATTACATCCAAGAAGTAA
- the LOC107612672 gene encoding acyl-protein thioesterase 2, whose amino-acid sequence MSYGHPYMGSGSRTARRTFEFGKTHVVRPKGKHQATIVWLHGLGDNGLSSSQLLESLPLPNIKWICPTAPTRPVAILGGFPCTAWFDVGELSEEGPDDWEGLDASAAHIANLLSTEPADVKVGIGGFSMGAAIALYSATCFAMGRYGNGIPYPVNLRAVVGLSGWLPGSRSLRNKIEVSHESRRRAASLPMLLCHGICDDVVPCKYGEKSAQCLCSSGFRYVAFKSYDGIGHYTVPREMDEVCNWLNSKLGLEGSP is encoded by the exons ATGAGCTATGGACATCCTTATATGGGTTCAG GTAGCCGAACTGCTCGAAGAACTTTTGAGTTCGGGAAGACGCATGTAGTGAGGCCAAAAGGAAAACACCAAGCCACCATAGTATGGCTGCATGGTCTTGGTGATAATGGTTTGAG CTCATCTCAGCTCCTGGAATCTCTTCCACTTCCAAAT ATAAAATGGATTTGCCCAACTGCTCCTACCCGTCCTGTGGCCATACTTGGTGGCTTTCCTTGCACTGCAT GGTTTGATGTGGGAGAACTCTCAGAAGAGGGTCCGGATGATTGGGAAGGTTTAGATGCCTCAGCAGCACACATAGCTAACTTGCTGTCAACAGAACCAGCTGATG TGAAAGTTGGAATAGGAGGGTTCAGTATGGGTGCAGCAATAGCACTTTACTCTGCAACATGTTTTGCTATGGGAAGGTATGGAAATGGCATCCCATACCCTGTCAACTTAAGAGCTGTTGTTGGACTAAGTGGCTGGCTTCCAGGCTCAAG GAGCTTAAGGAACAAAATAGAAGTGTCACATGAATCAAGAAGGCGAGCTGCTTCATTACCCATGTTGCTGTGTCATGGAATAT GTGATGATGTAGTTCCATGCAAATACGGAGAGAAATCAGCCCAATGCTTATGTTCATCAGGATTTCGATATGTTGCATTCAAAAGCTATGATGG GATTGGTCACTATACAGTTCCAAGAGAGATGGATGAGGTATGCAACTGGCTTAACTCCAAGCTAGGCCTTGAGGGATCTCCATAA